A stretch of Campylobacter concisus DNA encodes these proteins:
- a CDS encoding AAA family ATPase: MIDRILIKDYLNFKNVELNFKEGLSVFTGVSGAGKSVLMSAIMAVFGLKDSEARLIEADVEHKFELDEFGIENEEVNIFKLLKDKSTRYFINQQAISKKNLAQVAREHIKYLSAKEANEFENEKFLNLLDRLEISKNEKFKETKQEFEETFLEFSKISKELATIKEEEKKVEELKELASFEIEKIRSVGPKKGEFEELMETKKRLSKKDKINEAWARAERIFELEHSVNEALSISDLDNGFFEDAMNELRVARDSLNMEELDDIDVESVLDRIEALNAIIRRYGSEEEALEALDKKEKELARYENLSFEKSELEKKFEILSKKANELASVLSRVRGVNLKELESMINLYLKELYMPDITLKIEEKRLDILGLDEVCLNLNETSLKNLSSGELNRLRLAFIAASSEITKTGGDVIILDEIDANLSGKEAMSIANVLLKLANFYQIFAISHQPQLSSKANSHFLVERHGENSVVRELDKEERVNELARMISGEHISEEAINFAKGLLK; encoded by the coding sequence TTAAAAATGTCGAGCTAAATTTCAAAGAGGGGCTTAGCGTATTTACGGGCGTTAGTGGCGCTGGTAAGTCGGTGCTAATGAGCGCCATAATGGCTGTTTTTGGGCTAAAAGATAGCGAGGCAAGGCTAATAGAAGCTGACGTGGAGCATAAATTTGAGCTTGATGAGTTTGGTATAGAAAACGAAGAGGTCAATATTTTCAAGCTTTTAAAAGATAAAAGCACGAGATATTTTATAAATCAGCAAGCCATCTCAAAGAAAAATTTAGCTCAAGTGGCGCGTGAGCATATCAAATATCTCTCGGCAAAAGAGGCAAACGAGTTTGAAAATGAGAAATTTCTAAATTTGCTTGACAGGCTAGAAATTTCGAAAAATGAGAAATTTAAAGAAACAAAGCAGGAATTTGAAGAGACCTTTTTGGAATTTTCTAAAATTTCAAAAGAGCTAGCCACTATAAAAGAGGAAGAGAAAAAGGTCGAGGAGCTAAAGGAGCTTGCTAGCTTTGAGATCGAGAAGATAAGAAGTGTAGGGCCTAAAAAAGGCGAGTTTGAAGAGCTCATGGAGACTAAAAAAAGGCTTAGTAAAAAGGATAAGATAAATGAAGCGTGGGCTAGGGCTGAGCGGATATTTGAGCTAGAGCACAGCGTAAATGAGGCGCTAAGTATCAGCGATCTTGATAATGGCTTTTTTGAAGATGCAATGAACGAGCTAAGGGTTGCAAGAGATAGCCTAAATATGGAAGAGCTTGATGATATTGACGTTGAGAGCGTGCTTGATAGGATAGAGGCGCTAAATGCTATTATTAGGCGATATGGCAGTGAGGAAGAGGCGCTAGAGGCACTTGATAAAAAGGAAAAAGAGCTTGCCAGATATGAAAATTTAAGCTTTGAAAAGAGCGAGCTTGAGAAGAAATTTGAAATTTTAAGCAAAAAGGCAAATGAGCTTGCCAGCGTTTTAAGCAGGGTAAGGGGCGTAAATTTAAAAGAGCTTGAGAGTATGATAAATTTATATTTAAAAGAGCTTTATATGCCAGATATTACGCTAAAAATAGAAGAAAAAAGACTTGATATTTTAGGACTTGATGAGGTTTGTCTAAATTTAAATGAGACTTCGCTTAAAAATTTAAGTTCAGGCGAGCTAAACCGCCTAAGACTGGCTTTTATAGCCGCATCTAGTGAGATTACAAAAACGGGCGGTGATGTCATCATACTTGATGAAATAGATGCAAATTTAAGCGGAAAAGAGGCTATGAGTATCGCAAATGTTTTGCTTAAGCTTGCAAATTTTTATCAAATTTTTGCCATTTCACATCAGCCACAGCTTAGCTCAAAGGCAAATTCACACTTTTTAGTAGAGCGTCATGGAGAAAACTCGGTCGTAAGAGAGCTTGATAAAGAGGAGCGTGTAAATGAGCTTGCGCGTATGATAAGTGGCGAGCACATAAGCGAAGAAGCGATAAATTTTGCGAAAGGGCTTTTAAAGTAG
- a CDS encoding diguanylate cyclase, translating into MERILVVDDNKALAKLIVMQMEKSIDDMTIDVAYSFAEAKTLISEHDKDYFMTILDLNLPDAPNGEIVDYALSKGLSAIVLTGSIDDETRQNFINKDIVDYVYKGNMDDINYIFQMINRLSKNRQYKVLVVEDSLPFRNMIKKILTSLQFKVLAAAHGEEAMSYFADNPDINLVITDYRMPVKDGLEVLKEVRKEKDKNSLGVIVMTSPSEKTDASIFLKNGASDFIAKPFSKEELICRVNNTIEAMENINKIANFANRDFLTGVYNRRFFYSDVEEYVQAAEETNEPYAFAMIDIDYFKKINDTYGHDGGDRILKSIAKILNDNTKGSDIVARFGGEEFCVVLKKISQEEAVKFFVNLRAKVAENEVTIKKEKVKVTISIGVSFGNGHCEIDDMLEACDSALYIAKENGRNRVEIAL; encoded by the coding sequence ATGGAAAGAATCCTTGTAGTTGATGATAATAAGGCGTTAGCAAAGCTGATTGTTATGCAAATGGAAAAGAGCATTGATGATATGACAATTGATGTTGCATATAGTTTTGCCGAGGCTAAGACGCTAATTAGCGAGCATGATAAAGATTATTTTATGACTATTTTGGATTTAAATTTGCCAGATGCTCCAAATGGCGAGATCGTTGATTATGCACTTTCCAAAGGACTTTCAGCTATTGTTTTAACAGGTAGCATTGATGATGAAACAAGGCAAAATTTTATAAATAAAGATATTGTTGATTATGTTTATAAAGGAAATATGGACGATATCAACTATATCTTTCAAATGATAAATAGACTGAGCAAAAATAGACAATACAAGGTTTTGGTTGTTGAAGACTCGCTCCCTTTTAGAAATATGATAAAAAAGATATTAACTAGCCTTCAGTTTAAAGTTTTGGCTGCGGCTCATGGCGAAGAGGCAATGAGTTATTTTGCAGATAATCCTGATATAAATCTTGTAATAACTGATTATAGAATGCCGGTAAAAGATGGCCTTGAAGTTTTAAAAGAGGTTAGAAAAGAAAAAGATAAAAATAGTCTTGGCGTAATCGTTATGACATCTCCTAGCGAAAAGACTGATGCGTCAATATTCTTAAAAAATGGTGCGAGCGACTTTATAGCAAAACCATTTTCAAAAGAAGAGCTAATATGTCGTGTTAATAATACGATTGAAGCGATGGAAAATATAAATAAGATAGCAAATTTTGCAAATCGTGACTTCTTGACCGGGGTTTATAATAGAAGATTTTTTTATTCCGACGTGGAAGAGTATGTCCAGGCAGCTGAAGAGACCAATGAGCCTTATGCTTTTGCAATGATTGATATTGATTATTTTAAGAAGATAAATGATACATATGGCCATGATGGCGGAGATAGGATACTAAAATCAATCGCAAAAATTTTAAATGACAATACAAAAGGAAGTGATATCGTTGCTAGATTTGGTGGCGAAGAGTTTTGTGTTGTACTTAAAAAGATAAGCCAAGAAGAAGCTGTCAAATTTTTTGTAAATTTACGAGCCAAAGTGGCTGAAAATGAAGTAACTATAAAAAAGGAAAAAGTAAAAGTTACTATATCAATAGGTGTATCTTTTGGCAATGGGCATTGCGAGATAGACGATATGCTTGAGGCTTGCGATTCAGCACTTTACATCGCAAAAGAAAATGGTAGAAATAGAGTAGAAATAGCTTTATGA
- a CDS encoding TatD family hydrolase, whose amino-acid sequence MIIDTHCHLDSKVYDPDLDKILDEARNLGLKGFIIPGADINDLPKAAKIAHENSDIFFAAGVHPYDKESFSIEILRNFAKDEKCVAMGECGLDYFRLPKDESEKIKEKEDQKRIFLAQLDLAVELKKPVILHIREANEDSFNILKEYAPKLEAGAILHCYNASPLLLELCKFGNFYFGIGGVLTFKNAKNLVEILPKIPFDRIVIETDAPYLTPEPNRGKRNEPAFTTFVAKKIAEILNLEFEVVCEKTSNNAKRLFKCFA is encoded by the coding sequence ATGATTATAGATACGCATTGTCATTTAGATAGTAAAGTTTATGATCCTGACCTTGATAAAATTTTAGATGAAGCTAGAAATTTAGGGCTAAAAGGCTTTATTATCCCGGGAGCTGATATCAATGATTTACCAAAAGCGGCTAAAATAGCGCATGAAAATTCTGACATTTTCTTTGCCGCTGGAGTTCATCCATATGATAAAGAGAGTTTTAGTATTGAAATTTTAAGAAATTTTGCCAAAGATGAAAAGTGTGTGGCAATGGGTGAATGCGGTCTGGACTACTTTCGCTTACCAAAAGATGAAAGTGAAAAGATAAAAGAAAAAGAGGATCAAAAACGTATTTTTTTAGCTCAACTTGATTTGGCTGTTGAGTTAAAAAAACCCGTTATTCTTCACATTAGGGAGGCTAATGAGGACTCTTTTAATATCTTAAAAGAGTATGCACCAAAGCTTGAAGCTGGAGCGATTTTGCACTGTTATAATGCTTCGCCACTTCTTTTAGAGCTTTGTAAATTTGGGAATTTTTACTTTGGCATAGGCGGTGTTTTAACATTTAAAAATGCTAAAAATTTAGTCGAAATTTTGCCAAAAATCCCATTTGATAGGATAGTTATTGAAACTGACGCTCCTTATCTCACGCCAGAACCAAATCGTGGCAAGAGAAATGAGCCGGCGTTTACGACATTTGTTGCTAAAAAGATAGCTGAAATTTTAAACCTTGAGTTTGAAGTTGTTTGTGAAAAAACTTCAAATAATGCCAAAAGGTTGTTTAAGTGCTTTGCTTAA